Proteins encoded by one window of Ascochyta rabiei chromosome 1, complete sequence:
- a CDS encoding Mannan endo-1,4-beta-mannosidase, giving the protein MRTTASQLLLASLALGSAVTRGDKKHHGISKDDFIKVDGLRLYDSKGALHYLTGMNYWACMNLAADDQSGGNYSRLVTELDQMAAKGINHLRIMAGSEGAPTPQPFRMNPPLMNAPGQYNDEIFKGLDICLAEMSKRGMRATMTLSNEWQWSGGFGQYISWANNNTQIPYPESWNLTASPQRSTPGTGWGNYTKQGVDAAPYSEFTGFANLIYNNSLAEGWYKDHIKTVMTRRNTVTGRLYVEDPTIMTWQPANEPQAANALGYVGIGLLPNPDDLLFPWVDRTTAYIRSLAPKQLISLGFEGKQGEFYFKHAQNFSTIDYATTHCWVQNWGIYDMYNSSEANLKAAQDFAVTFMHNSSKWAADIGKPVFLEEFGMARDNWENKDKDYPYLSSASTTHKDQYFRTIIGTVMDEFRNGGAYIGTSPWAYGGVYRPEMQHVNEFGMIWAGDPPHESPGWYDLYDTDQAMEIIAVQQKTIASWIREQGKNGTDC; this is encoded by the exons ATGAGGACAACCGCTTCTCAGTTGCTCCTGGCCTCCTTGGCGTTAGGATCCGCAGTAACAAGAGGCGATAAGAAACATCATGGCATCAGCAAGGATGATTTCATCAAAGTCGACGGGTTGAGATTGTATGATTCGAAAGGTGCTTTGCACTATCTCACGG GAATGAACTATTGGGCTTGCATGAACCTGGCTGCCGATGATCAGTCTGGAGGAAATTATTCACGTCTCGTCACAGAGCTCGACCAAATGGCAGCGAAAGGCATCAATCACCTCCGAATCATGGCCGGTTCAGAGGGTGCACCAACACCCCAACCATTCCGGATGAACCCGCCTCTGATGAATGCCCCGGGGCAGTACAATGACGAAATTTTCAAGGGTCTGGACATCTGTCTTGCAGAAATGTCGAAGCGTGGAATGCGTGCAACAATGACGTTGAGTAACGAGTGGCAATGGTCTGGAGGCTTCGGTCAATACATTTCATGGGCGAACAACAACACGCAAATCCCATACCCAGAGTCGTGGAACCTTACAGCGTCGCCTCAAAGGAGCACACCCGGAACAGGCTGGGGAAACTACACAAAACAGGGTGTGGATGCAGCGCCATATAGCGAGTTCACTGGCTTCGCGAACTTAATTTACAACAACAGTCTAGCCGAAGGGTGGTACAAAGATCACATCAAAACAGTCATGACCCGTCGGAATACCGTGACTGGCCGCTTGTACGTTGAAGACCCAACCATCATGACATGGCAGCCTGCAAACGAGCCTCAAGCCGCAAATGCACTTGGCTACGTCGGCATCGGCCTGCTCCCCAATCCAGATGATTTACTTTTCCCTTGGGTGGACCGTACTACAGCTTATATCCGCTCGTTGGCTCCCAAGCAGCTCATCAGTCTCGGCTTCGAGGGTAAGCAGGGGGAGTTCTACTTCAAACATGCACAAAACTTCTCGACCATCGACTACGCCACTACGCACTGTTGGGTCCAGAACTGGGGCATCTACGACATGTACAACTCCAGCGAGGCAAATTTGAAGGCTGCGCAAGACTTTGCGGTAACTTTCATGCACAACTCCAGTAAGTGGGCTGCCGACATCGGAAAGCCGGTCTTCCTCGAGGAATTTGGCATGGCTCGAGACAACTGGGAGAATAAGGATAAAGATTACCCGTACCTCAGCAGTGCGTCGACTACACACAAGGATCAGTATTTCCGGACGATTATCGGCACAGTCATGGACGAGTTCCGCAATGGTGGTGCGTATATTGGCACCTCGCCGTGGGCTTATGGAGGCGTATATCGCCCGGAGATGCAACACGTCAATGAGTTCGGTATGATATGGGCAGGAGACCCACCCCACGAATCGCCTGGCTGGTACGACCTGTACGACACAGATCAAGCAATGGAGATCATTGCAGTGCAACAGAAAACTATTGCAAGCTGGATAAGGGAGCAAGGGAAAAATGGAACCGACTGCTGA